One stretch of Miscanthus floridulus cultivar M001 chromosome 18, ASM1932011v1, whole genome shotgun sequence DNA includes these proteins:
- the LOC136523550 gene encoding uncharacterized protein: MVIRANIAGWEINRFLINSGSLADINFVNAFDQMKLSKTQLQPLDSPQIGFRGKRIDALGKISLPVSFGGQENARTEYVTFDVVDRYYPYNAIFDRGFVNKFSTAIHMGYLCIKMLALHGTITIHGSQKEARNIERAIYKSQRNINSVDSAKNTEPEPLDKLKGKTDLKDQEEIKLVPLENTVPDRKVTIGASLSKAEETELIDTLARNKDVFAWSASDLKGVSRDIIQHSLDTNPKMKPRK, encoded by the coding sequence ATGGTAATCAGGGCCAACATAGCAGGTTGGGAGATCAATAGGTTTCTCATTAACTCTGGAAGCTTAGCAGATATCAACTTTGTTAATGCCTTCGACCAGATGAAACTAAGCAAGACCCAGCTACAGCCTTTGGATTCACCGCAAATTGGTTTCAGGGGAAAGAGGATCGATGCATTGGGGAAAATATCCCTGCCAGTTTCCTTTGGAGGTCAGGAAAATGCAAGAACAGAATACGTAACCTTCGACGTAGTGGACCGCTATTACCCGTACAACGCCATCTTCGACAGAGGGTTTGTAAACAAGTTTAGCACAGCCATCCATATGGGTTACTTGTGCATTAAGATGCTAGCTTTGCACGGCACTATCACAATACATGGAAgtcagaaagaagcaagaaacatagaaagagcTATCTACAAATCGCAGCGAAACATCAATTCTGTTGATTCAGCAAAGAATACTGAGCCAGAGCCTCTGGACAAGCTGAAGGGCAAAACAGAtctcaaagatcaagaagaaatAAAGTTAGTCCCATTGGAAAATACAGTCCCAGATAGAAAGGTCACCATTGGAGCCAGCCTATCGAAGGCAGAAGAAACAGAACTCATAGATACCTTAGCTAGGAATAAAGACGtattcgcctggtcagcctctgaCCTAAAAGGAGTTAGCAGGGATATCATACAACACTCCCTTGACACCAACCCCAAAATGAAGCCAAGAAAGTAG